One Polypterus senegalus isolate Bchr_013 chromosome 10, ASM1683550v1, whole genome shotgun sequence DNA segment encodes these proteins:
- the LOC120537482 gene encoding golgin subfamily A member 6-like protein 6: MFSDRDTFHLSLSKPCCCRADQSVQDASFLLFCGERRKSIPSGMDSESFHQDMGAASASNYHSFGMAAANNYHSFGMAVAYESQDFDKDEDKDDLVQMYNMYESHFRIVLLGTPWVGKSAAGNVILGKREFMHEVSTSHVMKKTEHRQTTIAGIKITVVDTPGFLDPHLTYGEFYTELIKCISLCFPGPHVFLIVLQEGQYKEKERDAIGKIMQIFGNKVCDHSMILFTRNPQRKHLDDSLEESGRELAKLKEMCGNRYHTLKMNDLKERGQVRELLSKIEEMIRGDMENYYRNETYLPLEQKIQLKEIEISKLYKEKQGQMTQKYTLNLKKTMYLKESKEKQIEAYYKEKFNRQKELLEFQYMMENKKKQDEVENEFQEREKKLIKSMEEEKKEWQKKEAELAKSFEEKLEKMKSKYRGKFEQDQLWKENLERNFKEEYHIKMKELKQDLQDKAQKLQLEFGERQNQTAEEMRQLKEKLISTEEKLKHELRDNERKNMEKLEKDNEKWRKQVEQIKEKHKQEKLQLDKEWKEKYDNEIKMAEVVLRKEMAKKQHKNKNQMKKKLEQEQRKRFKKMKAQQEIKLAKLKEELEELRKTTQAVQWAWKKDQNSKEATIDEKHLDKHSKKGKTTMTEQVFQHDNIRKETNCELKENECIQGTWSDLAAGINKLEPCSVYKEKQNTNEQEEKTEFQKRKSQNTINIKKEEDLNECEFEMKSHFKEEQEVKKGTTNQYLLKPFYDENCEQNKTKDMLHEEDGGIEPDQFPMSERFNPFHQSYSDTTFTKFNTTNSNETENQDTFMDDATTIYDTEDTMMEDVKNRIKGLKLLLKKKAQVLLQFGNSIDEKCHELKQAHEIQLEQLEKDMKLNMERELGKKEQELRQALDARLHQMEETIKQKKDEELLSIKQDLEKNFKQEVERKVKHLQENLLNKTIRKVNELQLNIKDGLEQTLEHEI, translated from the exons GCATGGCTGTTGCATACGAGAGCCAAGATTTTG ATAAAGATGAAGACAAAGATGACCttgtacaaatgtacaatatgtaTGAAAGTCATTTCAGGATTGTGCTGCTTGGAACACCATGGGTTGGGAAGAGTGCAGCTGGAAATGTAATACTTGGTAAAAGGGAATTCATGCATGAAGTCAGCACATCACATGTAATGAAGAAGACAGAGCATAGACAAACTACAATAGCAGGGATAAAGATCACTGTAGTTGACACACCAGGTTTCTTGGATCCTCACTTGACCTACGGAGAATTTTATACAGAACTTATAAAATGTATTAGCTTATGTTTCCCAGGGCCTCATGTTTTTTTGATTGTGCTACAGGAAGGccaatacaaagaaaaagaaagagatgcAATAGGTAAAATTATGCAGATTTTTGGTAATAAAGTATGTGACCACAGTATGATCCTCTTTACACGAAATCCTCAAAGAAAACATCTTGATGATTCATTAGAAGAGTCTGGGAGGGAACTTGCAAAGCTTAAGGAAATGTGTGGGAATAGATACCACACTCTAAAAATGAATGACCTCAAGGAGCGCGGTCAAGTGAGAGAACTCTTGAGCAAAATAGAGGAAATGATAAGAGGAGATATGGAGAACTACTACAGGAATGAGACATACCTGCCATTAGAACAAAAAATTCAACTGAAAGAAATAGAGATAAGCAAGCTCTATAAAGAAAAACAGGGACAGATGACACAAAAGTATACCCTAAATCTTAAGAAGACAATGTAtctgaaagaaagcaaagaaaaacaaattgaagcatattataaagaaaaattcaATAGACAAAAAGAGCTGCTTGAATTTCAGTATatgatggaaaacaaaaaaaaacaagatgaagTGGAAAATGAGTttcaggaaagagaaaaaaaactaattaagagcatggaggaggagaaaaaagaatggcaaaaaaaagaagcagagcttgcaaagtcttttgaagaaaaacttgagaaaatgaaaagtaaatacagaggtaAGTTTGAGCAGGACCAACTCTGGAAAGAGAACCTGGAAAGAAATTTCAAAGAAGAGTACCACATAAAAATGAAGGAGTTAAAACAGGACCTGCAGGATAAAGCGCAAAAACTACAACTGGAGTTTGGAGAGAGGCAGAATCAGACTGCTGAAGAAATGCGACAACTCAAAGAAAAATTAATCAGCACAGAAGAAAAGCTGAAACATGAacttagagataatgaaagaaaaaatatggagAAACTAGAGAAAGATAAtgaaaaatggagaaaacaaGTAGAGCAGATTAAAGAAAAGCACAAGCAAGAAAAGTTGCAGTTGGATAAAGAGTGGAAAGAGAAGTATGATAATGAAATCAAGATGGCCGAAGTGGTGCTGAGAAAGGAAATggcaaaaaaacaacacaagaataaaaatcaGATGAAAAAGAAGCTTGAACAGGAACAGAGGAAAAGATTTAAGAAAATGAAAGCTCAGCAGGAAATAAAGTTAGCTAAGCTGAAAGAAGAACTTGAAGAGCTGCGCAAGACAACTCAGGCTGTACAATGGGCATGGAAGAAAGACCAAAACAGCAAGGAGGCGACCATCGATGAAAAGCACTTGGATAAGCACAGTAAAAAAGGGAAGACGACAATGACAGAGCAAGTGTTTCAACATGATAatataagaaaagaaacaaactgtgaacttaaagaaaatgaatgcataCAAGGGACCTGGAGTGACCTGGCTGCAGGAATAAACAAACTAGAGCCCTGTTCAGTATACAAAGAAAAGCAGAATACAAATGAACAAGAGGAgaaaacagaatttcagaaaagaaagtcacaaaatacaataaatattaagAAAGAAGAGGATCTGAATGAATGTGAATTTGAAATGAAGTCCCATTTTAAAGAGGAACAAGAAGTTAAGAAAGGAACTACAAATCAATATTTACTGAAACCCTTCTATGATGAAAACTGTGAGCAGAACAAAACCAAAGACATGCTTCACGAAGAGGACGGTGGTATAGAGCCTGATCAGTTTCCTATGTCTGAAAGGTTCAATCCATTTCACCAAAGTTACAGTGACacaacttttacaaaattcaataCTACAAACAGCAATGAAACAGAAAATCAAGATACATTTATGGATGATGCAACTACAATCTATGACACGGAAGACACAATGATGGAGGATGTGAAAAACAGAATCAAAGGGTTAAAattattgttgaagaaaaaagCGCAAGTTCTGTTGCAGTTTGGAAACTCTATTGATGAAAAGTGTCATGAATTAAAACAAGCACATGAAATTCAATTGGAGCAACTAGAAAAAGATATGAAACTTAACATGGAAAGAGAGTTGGGTAAGAAAGAACAGGAACTGCGGCAAGCGCTAGATGCTAGGCTCCATCAAATGGAAGAAAccattaaacagaaaaaagatgaggAGCTCTTATCAATAAAGCAAGACTTAGAAAAGAACTTCAAGCAGGAGGTGGAGAGGAAGGTGAAACATTTGCAAGAAAatcttttaaacaaaacaattagaAAAGTAAATGAGTTGCAACTAAACATAAAAGATGGACTGGAGCAAACCCTAGAGCATGAAATTTAG